Genomic window (Paraglaciecola psychrophila 170):
ATTTTTAATACGTTTTAACATAGGTTTTCACTTACTTTTTTCTTATTATGATATAGGTGGTTACATCACCCATCGGCTTTTCCAAACCCTCCACCAGTGGGTGATTGAATAGAGATACTGTCCCCAGCGTTAACAGCAGTATGCTCACATCCTGCTAAATATTTCTGCTCGCCGTTGGGTTTCGTTAACCAGTTGCGTCCAATCCGTCCCGCTTCACCGCCGTTAAGACCGAAGGGTGGGGTTATTCGGTGCCCTGATAAAATCGAGCACTGCATATCTTCTAAAAAGGTAATGGTGCGAGTAATACCGTCTCCTGCATTGTATTTACCTTTACCACCTGAATCGCGATCAATTCTGAATTCTTTGAGGATCACCGGGTAACGTTGCTCCAGTATTTCGGGGTCGGTCATACGGGTATTTGTCATATGTGTATGCACTGCGGCTACGCCGTTAAAACCTTCCCCTGAGGGCATAACCCCAGCAGGACTACCAGAACAAATTGTTTCGTAGTACTGATAACGTTCATTTCCAAAGGTAAGATTATTCATAGTGCCTTGGCTTGAACCTAACACACCTAAAGCAGCAAATAGCGCATTGGTCACCGCTTGGCTAGTTTCAACATTACCTGCTACTACCGCCGCCGGGAAATATGGATTAAGTAACGAGCCTTCAGGCACAATAATATCCAGAGCTTGCATACAGCCTGCGTTAAGCGGGACATCATCGTTAACCAAACATCTAAATACATACATCACAGCAGCTTGCGTTATGGCTTTTGGGGCATTCAAATTGTTGTTTTGTTGCTCGCTGGTGCCTGTGAAATCAATACATGCCTTTAATTTAGTTTTATCAATACTGATTTTAACCACAATGGTGGCACCCGATTCTAACGGGTAGCTAAACTCGCCATCTTCTAATCTAGCCAATACTTGTTGTACCGAGGTTTTGGCACTGTCTTGGATATGTTGCATATAAGCATAAACGGTTTTAAGACTATGCTGCTCGACCAGCTTCAGTAATTCATTTACACCTGTTTTATTAGCAGCGGTTTGCGCCATTAAATCTGCCATATTTTGGGCGATATTTCTAGCTGGATAATCACCTGAAGAAAAAAGCTTTTCAAGACGTTCAGTTTGAAAATGCCCTTGTTCAATTAGTTTTACGCTGTCTAGTAATATGCCTTCTTGGTGGATATCTGTGGCTAGGGAAGACATGGAGCCCGGTGCGATGCCTCCTACGTCTTCATGGTGGGCGCGACTGGCGACATAAAATAAAACATTGGCGTTAGCCGAGTCGAACACTGGGGTAATAACTGTAATATCGGGTAGGTGAGAGCCACCGTTGTAGGGATTGTTTTGAACAAAAACGTCGCCTGCATCGATGGATTGAGTACCATTAATAATAACTTTGACACTGGCATCCATTGAGCCTAAATGCACCGGCACATGTGGTGCGTTGGCAATCAAGTTCCCAGTGGCATCAAAAATGGCACAGGAAAAGTCTAATCGTTCTTTGACGTTGACTGACTGTGACGTATTACGCAGTACTATGCCCATTTGCTGCGCGATGCTCATAAAAGCACTGTTAAATAGCTCTAGAGTGACAGGGTCTGCCTTACCTAGCGTATTTTCTTCTGAGGATGAGGATGAGGATGAAGAAGAGCCTAGTGTCGTTTTGACTTCCTCAAAGTGAAGCACCAAATGGCCGTTAACATTGACATTCACTCGCCAGTTTTTTTCAACAATGATGGTGCCCGTAGGTTCAACAATGATAGCTGGGCCTATTACCTCATGACCAAATTTAAGTGAGGATAGCTTAATTACGGGGGTCTCTAACCATTCACCTTGGCTATAAATTTGCCTGACGCTTTCTATGTTTATAGGTACGTCGCTGGCTATTGTTTGTTTGGCTTCTAAGGTTTTTTCGGCGCCACCAAAAGATTCAACAATCAAAGTATCAATCACTACGGTTTTACCAGGCGTAACGCCGGCAGACCCACCTGGAGCGGTCCCACTAAAGCCAAATTGTTGTTCATGCTGTTCTGTAAAGCGTTGTTGCATGGCTGCAAAAGTATCTATGGGGATGTTAATGCTGGTGTCGGTATTAAGGTATTTGAGCAAAGCAGTACAGTGATGAGTGATTTGGTTATTGCTTAACCCTTGTTTGTTTAAATCTTGAATGTTGGTTTGTTTAAGTTGCTCAATAGCCATATCCATGGCATGCATGTCACCACTTTGAATAAGTGAGCTTGCCACCTTTTGGCGTTCTACTTGTATATCGGCCAATCCCATACCGTAAGCTGATAATATGCCAGAATAACTATGCAAAAATATGGTTTTAATGCCTAACTTTTCAGCCACCAAACAAGCATGTTGTCCACCTGCACCACCAAAACAGTTCAGCACATAGTTGGACACGTCGTAACCACGGGCAATGGATATTTTTTTGATCGCCTGCGCCATATGTTGAATAGCAATCGCTAGAAAACCTTCCGCTACGTCTTCAGCGCAACGTCCATCGTCAATGATTTTCGCGATGTCTTCAAAAGCTTGTACTGAACTTGCCTTATCTAAAGGCTGGTTTTGTTCTGGGCCAAAAATACTAGGAAAAAAATCAGCCTGAATTTTTCCTAAACACAGGTTAATGTCGGTTACTGCAAGTTTGCCATTGCGTCGGTAACATACTGGCCCTGGAACGGCGCCTGCAGACTCAGGGCCGACTCGAAAACGCCCATCTTGATAACGTAACACTGAACCACCACCGGCAGCTACAGTGTGGATGTGTAACATAGGCACACGCATACGCACACCTGCGACTTGTGTTTCGTAGGCTTTCTCAAACTCGCCAGCATAGTGAGATACATCGGTAGAGGTGCCACCCATATCAAAGCCAATGATTTTATCAAACCCTGCTAGTTTAGAAGTGTGCACAGCACCGACTATACCGCCAGCGGGGCCAGATAAAATTGCATCTCGTCCACGAAATGTATCTGCGCTAGTTAGGCCACCAGAGGACTGCATAAATAATAATTTCGCAGGTGTTTTTTGGTTAAGCCCTTTGCTAATGTTGCGTATGTATCTTAATAATATAGGGGTGAGATAAGCATCCACTAAAGTGGTTTC
Coding sequences:
- a CDS encoding hydantoinase B/oxoprolinase family protein, which encodes MTKDFHTPYKNWQFWIDRGGTFTDIIARHPDGTLQCRKYLSENPEAYDDAAVFGIKSILDIRQSDPVPDGLIDKIKMGTTVATNALLERKGDNVLLAITRGFKDALEIGYQARPDTFALKIEKPDILYTQVMEINERVTANGEVLQALDIELTKKSLESAFNQGLTAIAIVLMHGYHYNQHEKQLMQLAKEIGFKQISASHEVSPLQKLISRGETTLVDAYLTPILLRYIRNISKGLNQKTPAKLLFMQSSGGLTSADTFRGRDAILSGPAGGIVGAVHTSKLAGFDKIIGFDMGGTSTDVSHYAGEFEKAYETQVAGVRMRVPMLHIHTVAAGGGSVLRYQDGRFRVGPESAGAVPGPVCYRRNGKLAVTDINLCLGKIQADFFPSIFGPEQNQPLDKASSVQAFEDIAKIIDDGRCAEDVAEGFLAIAIQHMAQAIKKISIARGYDVSNYVLNCFGGAGGQHACLVAEKLGIKTIFLHSYSGILSAYGMGLADIQVERQKVASSLIQSGDMHAMDMAIEQLKQTNIQDLNKQGLSNNQITHHCTALLKYLNTDTSINIPIDTFAAMQQRFTEQHEQQFGFSGTAPGGSAGVTPGKTVVIDTLIVESFGGAEKTLEAKQTIASDVPINIESVRQIYSQGEWLETPVIKLSSLKFGHEVIGPAIIVEPTGTIIVEKNWRVNVNVNGHLVLHFEEVKTTLGSSSSSSSSSEENTLGKADPVTLELFNSAFMSIAQQMGIVLRNTSQSVNVKERLDFSCAIFDATGNLIANAPHVPVHLGSMDASVKVIINGTQSIDAGDVFVQNNPYNGGSHLPDITVITPVFDSANANVLFYVASRAHHEDVGGIAPGSMSSLATDIHQEGILLDSVKLIEQGHFQTERLEKLFSSGDYPARNIAQNMADLMAQTAANKTGVNELLKLVEQHSLKTVYAYMQHIQDSAKTSVQQVLARLEDGEFSYPLESGATIVVKISIDKTKLKACIDFTGTSEQQNNNLNAPKAITQAAVMYVFRCLVNDDVPLNAGCMQALDIIVPEGSLLNPYFPAAVVAGNVETSQAVTNALFAALGVLGSSQGTMNNLTFGNERYQYYETICSGSPAGVMPSGEGFNGVAAVHTHMTNTRMTDPEILEQRYPVILKEFRIDRDSGGKGKYNAGDGITRTITFLEDMQCSILSGHRITPPFGLNGGEAGRIGRNWLTKPNGEQKYLAGCEHTAVNAGDSISIQSPTGGGFGKADG